The following is a genomic window from Bacteroidia bacterium.
CCAACCAGGACATCTGGGGCGTAGGAGAAGGCGTTGACGCCACACCCGGCACCTACCACCTCGTCAAAATGATGGCCGCCAGAATTAAAGGACAAAGTCCGCTCAATGTACACCGCCTTCACGAAGACATACGCCGTTCCGGCTTTTTTGAGGGAGCACAGTCAGGCATGTTTGTGGCCGTGCTTACAGCCATAGAGTCGGCTTTGTGGGATCTCACGGGAAAGGCGCTGGGTCTGCCCGTGTATCAGTTGTTGGGCGGGAAATTCCGGGATAAAATACGCGTGTATTGCGACACCGCATTGTATCAAAACCAGCTACCCAAGCCCGAAAAATTTGCAGAGAGTGCGCTGGAAGCAAAAAAGATGGGATTTACTGCCGTCAAGTTTGATCTGGACCAGCGAAACGACCCCAACAAATACGACCTGTACAACTGGACGGCCAGCCCTGGAGAAATCCAGCGGATGTATGACCAGATGGCAGCAGCAAGGGAAGCTGTAGGGCCCAATATCGACATCTGCGCTGACATGCACGGGCGATACGACGCCATAACCGGCGAGATTGTCGCCAAACGGCTGGAGCCGCTCAATCTCATGTGGCTGGAGGAGCCGATTCCGGCAGAAAATGCCGAGGCATATCAGAAGATCACCCAGTCAACCACTACCCCGATCTGTGCGGGAGAGAACCATTATCTGGCGCATGGATTCCGTCGGTTGCTGGAAATGGGTGCGGTGGACATCATCATGCCCGACCTGCAGAAAGCCGGCGGGCTGGGCGAAGGCCAGCGCATCGCCAATTTGGCCAATCTGTATTATGTACCTTTTGCCCCGCACATGGTGGCTTCATTTTTGGGCGCCATGGCCTCTGCACATGTATGTGCATCTGTACCCAACTTTATGATATTGGAGTGGCAGATATATTTCCACAAAGACCCCATGTTTAAGGAAATCGTATCATACGACGGAGAACAGATTGTGGACGGGCATATCATTTTATCAGAAAAGCCCGGCATTGGCGTCGAAATCAACGAAGAAGCCATGCGGAAGTACGCACCTCCCGGCGTGCCGTTTTTTGAGTAGGGGAAAAAGAGCTGTGATTTGTACCTAAAAATTGTAGGAAATCGTATCTTAGAGAAGAAATTTATTTTTACCATGAGGTTAAGCATTGAAATAAGTTTTGACCAACTTCTCCAGTATATCAGACAACTTTCTTTTTCTGATAAAGAAAAGCTTGTCCTTGAAATACAGAAAGATATGGTTTTTAAAAAGAAGGAAGCTGCACCAACGGCTCTTCAAAAACTCCTTTTACAGGGGCCGACCTGGTCTGATAGTGAATACCAGCAGGTAATGAGAACCCGTGAACAGATCAATCAAGTTGGAAAAGATGATTCTGCTTGACACCTCTGTCCTGATTGAATACTTTCGAAAGCAGAGAAAAGATCTGACTTTCTTTTATAATCTGGCTGGTCTGGACGAATCGATGGCGATTTCCAGTATCACAAAATATGAAATCCTGATCGGGAAAAAATCCGGTCAGGATTTATTTTGGAATTCATTATTGGAAAGTCTAACGCTGCTTCCTTTTGGAGATAAAGAAGTTACAGAAGCGATTGACATTCAACATACCTTGCTTAAAAGCAATAGATTTTTTTGAGTACGGGTAGCAGTAGGTTTTGATGTTTTACACCCTTTCTGACAAAAAAACTTCTGCTTTTTTAATATCGTCTTTTCTGTTATCTTTAATATGACAGAAAAGGCCTTTTTTTATTTACAAAATCGACCATCATTATCTCAATAATTGATGATTATTGATAAGCAACCAATCATTCAAACCCGGTTAATAGGTAATAACTTCTTACCGAGGTTGTTTCTATGGGCGAGCATTATCATTACATATTACACATTCCACCCCAGACTTTACGGTCAGATAGCTGAGATACCTTCTAACAAATATTATCCCTTCCATATTGATAGTTATAATATGGAAAATGGATTGGCTCAGCAAACTGGGTATAGCTTCATGCAGGATAGTTTAGGTTTTGTCTGGATAGGCTCAGAGTATGGGATTAGCCGCTTCGATGGGATCGATTTTGATGCGTTCAGACCCGCCGCCGATCATCCTGGCGGGATCCCCCCAGATGATATTTTTGCAATCGCCGAAGAAAGGAGCGGACATCTTTGGTTGGGTTTGAAGCAAGAAGGCCTTATCTTTTTCGATGCTATTCATGAAACAGTTCAATTATTTCAATATTCTGATACGGATCCGCATACTTTGAGCCATAATGCTGTACGTTGTCTCCTAAAAACCACGCCAGGCATCTGGATCGGGACAGTGAATGGGCTCAACCTCATGGAACGGGTAGCTGGAAAGGTTCAATTTACCCGGTTTTTGCTGGATTTGGAGATACTGTGTCTGCTTCAATGGAATGAAAACACCTTGTTGGCTGGCACGAACCACGGCTTATTTGAAATCAATCTGACTACTTTGGAGATGAAAAAGTGGAAGGAGTTTCCAAGGCAGGATCAAAAGGTGGCCGCACTATCGATCATGCCTGACCAGCGGATAGCATTGGGGATTCAGGGAGAAGGTATTTTCCAGCTTAACATGGAAACCCAGGCATGGACTGCCATCAAGGACTGCCATCGCCTTCATTTTCAGGCGCTTTCATATGGACTTGGAAACCGGTTGTGGGCGACAGGTGATTGGGGAATTGGCCATTGGAATCCCGAAAATGGACGCTGGCAAGAAATCGAAGGATTATCCACTGAACGAGCCTATGCACTTTTTCATGACCGTTATGGAAACCTGTTTGCAGGCACCGATAA
Proteins encoded in this region:
- a CDS encoding mandelate racemase/muconate lactonizing enzyme family protein codes for the protein MKTNSQNRRNFFKKAALAGAMTFPGLQMLADATDRTPKPSAPSDLKITDVKCGYIRGGHSLFVKIYTNQDIWGVGEGVDATPGTYHLVKMMAARIKGQSPLNVHRLHEDIRRSGFFEGAQSGMFVAVLTAIESALWDLTGKALGLPVYQLLGGKFRDKIRVYCDTALYQNQLPKPEKFAESALEAKKMGFTAVKFDLDQRNDPNKYDLYNWTASPGEIQRMYDQMAAAREAVGPNIDICADMHGRYDAITGEIVAKRLEPLNLMWLEEPIPAENAEAYQKITQSTTTPICAGENHYLAHGFRRLLEMGAVDIIMPDLQKAGGLGEGQRIANLANLYYVPFAPHMVASFLGAMASAHVCASVPNFMILEWQIYFHKDPMFKEIVSYDGEQIVDGHIILSEKPGIGVEINEEAMRKYAPPGVPFFE
- a CDS encoding PIN domain-containing protein: MILLDTSVLIEYFRKQRKDLTFFYNLAGLDESMAISSITKYEILIGKKSGQDLFWNSLLESLTLLPFGDKEVTEAIDIQHTLLKSNRFF